From Lysobacter auxotrophicus, the proteins below share one genomic window:
- a CDS encoding SPOR domain-containing protein → MAAKRGKSQARRNSGGDSGLPGWAWMVLGILLAVVAILVAPKYFKSGGDGFFRPQPNPDAQPAKASGADEEPIAEDTPPAPAKGKRDQETPAKKDTDYDFYTLLPGKEVPMTDAELAASEKAEAKRAAEREKQAQSAADDAEVAATPARNAPATAPLPRPVETDTVPSRTPTPASTPSPSTSTASTPPAPSAKPSDSSTTSPAASASADDGTRYLLQAGAFQASGQAEEMKARIAMLGLSARVESAAINGNTVYRVRMGPYGTASDLADAKRKLAGGGLQAMAIKVK, encoded by the coding sequence GTGGCAGCCAAGCGAGGCAAATCCCAGGCACGACGCAATTCCGGCGGCGACAGCGGCCTGCCCGGCTGGGCCTGGATGGTGTTGGGCATCCTGCTGGCCGTGGTCGCGATCCTGGTCGCGCCGAAGTACTTCAAGTCCGGCGGCGACGGCTTCTTCCGTCCGCAACCGAACCCCGACGCACAGCCCGCCAAGGCCAGCGGCGCCGACGAGGAGCCCATCGCCGAAGACACTCCGCCGGCACCGGCGAAGGGCAAGCGCGATCAGGAAACGCCGGCGAAAAAGGACACGGACTACGACTTCTACACGCTGCTGCCGGGCAAGGAAGTTCCGATGACCGATGCCGAGCTCGCCGCGAGCGAGAAGGCCGAGGCCAAGCGCGCCGCCGAGCGCGAGAAGCAGGCGCAGTCCGCCGCCGACGATGCCGAAGTCGCCGCGACGCCGGCACGCAATGCGCCGGCGACGGCCCCGCTGCCCCGTCCGGTCGAAACCGACACCGTGCCGTCGCGCACGCCGACGCCGGCAAGCACGCCCAGCCCGTCCACCAGCACCGCGTCCACGCCGCCCGCGCCCAGCGCAAAGCCGTCGGACAGTTCGACGACCTCGCCCGCCGCGAGCGCTTCGGCCGATGACGGCACGCGCTACCTGTTGCAGGCCGGCGCGTTCCAGGCCTCGGGCCAGGCGGAAGAGATGAAGGCCCGCATCGCGATGCTCGGCCTCAGCGCGCGCGTCGAGTCGGCCGCGATCAACGGCAACACGGTGTACCGCGTCCGCATGGGGCCGTACGGCACCGCCAGCGACCTGGCCGACGCCAAGCGCAAGCTCGCCGGCGGCGGGCTGCAGGCGATGGCGATCAAGGTGAAATAG